A single window of Nasonia vitripennis strain AsymCx chromosome 4, Nvit_psr_1.1, whole genome shotgun sequence DNA harbors:
- the LOC100114781 gene encoding protein AATF — translation MSSKKKPVSLAEKISNLVTAAPTTFGSDDEAEETKAKVVDFDDEIDENDDFENDFGSSNIRRRNVALLEDTDKRYKAKKISKKDIFNQDDSSEAEGSMEEDDEDGTEDSADEGSDGASDVDGEQESEEENESDDDEKSDENEDDDDDDEEEEEEEDEDEELDFDDSIDLSNPLRRNRADDRGIKTMTTTNVRAEIEKGNCVREQLKLWENLLEMRIKLQKCLVSSNKMPQHDIYKDYASNGDFKKNCNDAKQKMSGLLINLLDLQSNLLNNFPETKGILKNDRKRKANDGEKVSNDEDDMDEEIPSDTEDEMNGEEEEEEEEEESGDSEEEKVEKKGPPTKKIKLSEFENILAKNHKAYTEYRNSVIQKWNDKTRIASGVISKGVNQPAVKQIEFALANKEKLLKKTQLKRSEYDIIGRSAVSLEDNDGRRVQEHDTEIYDDDDFYHQLLRELIEYKSADITDPIQLSKQWIQLQNMRSKMKRKIDTRATKGRRIRYNVHQKLVNFMAPITVFDTWTDHAKDELYSSLFGRIKAVGEESKEAKPT, via the exons ATGTCGTCGAAGAAGAAGCCAGTGAGTCTCGCCgaaaaaatcagtaatttgGTCACCGCGGCACCTACGACTTTCGGCTCGGACGATGAAGCCGAGGAGACGAAAGCGAAGGTAGTGGACTTCGACGACGAGATCGACGAAAACGACGATTTCGAAAACGATTTCGGCAGTTCGAACATCCGCAGGCGAAACGTTGCTCTTCTAGAGGACACTGACAAAAG GTACAAGGCCAAAAAGATATCCAAAAAGGACATTTTCAATCAAGATGACAGCTCCGAGGCTGAGGGAAGCATGGAGGAAGACGACGAAGATGGCACAGAAGACAGTGCGGATGAAGGGTCAGATGGTGCATCTGATGTTGATGGAGAGCAAGAATCAGAAGAAGAAAACGAGAGTGATGATGATGAGAAGTCAGACGAAaacgaagacgacgacgatgatgatgaggaggaggaggaggaggaggatgaaGATGAAGAATTAGATTTTGATGACAGCATCGATCTGTCTAATCCTTTGAGGAGGAATCGAGCTGACGATAgaggtatcaaaactatgactACTACAAATGTTCGTGCAGAAATAGAAAAAGGTAACTGCGTCAGAGAGCAGTTGAAGCTCTGGGAAAATCTCTTGGAaatgagaataaaattacaaaagtGTTTGGTGAGCAGCAATAAAATGCCGCAACACGATATATACAAAGATTACGCATCCAATGGTGATTTTAAAAAGAACTGTAACGATGCCAAGCAAAAAATGAGTGGATTGCTCATCAATCTATTAGATTTGCAAAGCAATCTTCTAAATAATTTCCCCGAAACAAAGGGTATTTTAAAGAACGACAGAAAGAGGAAAGCAAATGATGGAGAAAAAGTATCCAATGATGAGGATGATATGGATGAGGAAATTCCTTCTGACACGGAAGATGAGATGAATggtgaagaagaagaagaagaagaagaggaagagtcGGGAGAttcagaagaagaaaaagtagaAAAGAAAGGACCCCCTACAAAGAAAATCAAACTATCagagtttgaaaatattttagccAAAAATCACAAAGCGTATACAGAGTACAGAAATTCTGTAATACAAAAGTGGAACGATAAAACAAGGATAGCATCAGGTGTGATAAGTAAAGGAGTAAATCAGCCAGCTGTGAAGCAAATAGAGTTTGCATTAGCTAATAAGGAGAAATTACTGAAGAAAACACAGTTGAAGCGCTCGGAGTACGATATCATTGGAAGATCCGCAGTTTCCCTAGAGGACAATGACGGACGGCGCGTCCAAGAGCACGATACGGAAatctacgacgacgacgattttTATCACCAACTTCTGAGAGAGCTCATCGAGTATAAATCAGCCGACATAACGGATCCGATCCAGCTAAGTAAACAATGGATTCAGCTGCAAAATATGAGGAGCAAGATGAAAAGGAAAATAGACACCAGAGCCACGAAAGGCCGCAGAATACGTTACAACGTACATCAGAAGCTCGTCAACTTCATGGCCCCGATCACAGTATTCGACACGTGGACAGACCACGCGAAAGACGAGCTTTACAGCTCGCTGTTTGGCAGAATCAAGGCAGTGGGAGAGGAGTCGAAAGAAGCGAAGCCGACGTAG
- the Akhr gene encoding adipokinetic hormone receptor, producing MTTAPVNATTVASLDYDDLPIDMRFNAGHVVSIVTYSILMIISAVGNITVLALLLRRRGNAARTRINTMLIHLAIADLLVTFLMMPLEIGWAATVSWKAGDAMCRIMSFFRMFGLYLSSFILICISVDRYHAVLRPLQMIDIDRRGRFMIAGSWICSALCSAPQMVVFHVEAHPTFTWYEQCITFNTFPSFTHELTYSLFGMVMMYWFPLIVIIYTYTSILAEMYRRSKDTTSDRIRRSSLGFLGRARVRTLKMTIIIVLVFFICWTPYYVMSLWYWIDSVTATKVDLRIQKALFLFACTNSCMNPIVYGAFNIRKGNKVTRNWDIHTLK from the exons ATGACAACGGCACCGGTCAACGCGACAACGGTCGCGTCGTTGGACTACGACGACCTGCCGATCGACATGCGCTTCAATGCAGGTCACGTCGTCAGTATCGTCACCTACAGCATCCTCATGATCATCTCGGCCGTCGGCAACATCACCGTCCTCGCCCTCCTGCTGCGTAGACGGGGCAACGCCGCGCGGACCAGAATCAACACGATGCTCATCCACCTGGCTATCGCCGACCTATTG GTGACCTTCCTGATGATGCCGCTGGAGATCGGCTGGGCAGCCACGGTATCCTGGAAGGCCGGCGACGCCATGTGCAGGATCATGTCCTTCTTCAGGATGTTCGGACTCTATCTCTCCTCGTTCATCCTCATCTGCATCAGTGTGGACAG ATATCACGCTGTATTGCGACCGCTACAGATGATTGACATTGACCGAAGGGGAAGATTCATGATAGCCGGCTCCTGGATATGCTCCGCGCTTTGTTCGGCGCCCCAG ATGGTGGTATTCCACGTAGAGGCGCATCCGACATTCACGTGGTACGAGCAGTGCATCACGTTCAATACATTCCCGAGCTTCACTCACGAGCTCACCTACTCGCTCTTCGGGATGGTGATGATGTACTGGTTCCCTCTTATCGTCATAATCTATACCTACACCAGTATTCTCGCCGAAATGTACAGGAGATCTAAGGACACCACTTCTG ATAGGATAAGGCGCTCCTCGCTAGGATTTCTCGGTCGCGCAAGGGTCCGCACGCTCAAGATGACGATAATCATCGTTCTGGTCTTCTTCATCTGCTGGACGCCCTATTACGTCATGAGCCTCTG GTACTGGATAGACAGCGTCACCGCGACGAAGGTCGACCTGAGGATACAAAAGGCCCTGTTCCTGTTCGCCTGCACGAATTCCTGTATGAACCCCATTGTCTACGGCGCTTTCAACATTCGCAAAGGCAATAAG GTGACCAGAAATTGGGACATACATACCCTAAAGTGA
- the Akhr gene encoding adipokinetic hormone receptor isoform X1, translating to MTTAPVNATTVASLDYDDLPIDMRFNAGHVVSIVTYSILMIISAVGNITVLALLLRRRGNAARTRINTMLIHLAIADLLVTFLMMPLEIGWAATVSWKAGDAMCRIMSFFRMFGLYLSSFILICISVDRYHAVLRPLQMIDIDRRGRFMIAGSWICSALCSAPQMVVFHVEAHPTFTWYEQCITFNTFPSFTHELTYSLFGMVMMYWFPLIVIIYTYTSILAEMYRRSKDTTSDRIRRSSLGFLGRARVRTLKMTIIIVLVFFICWTPYYVMSLWYWIDSVTATKVDLRIQKALFLFACTNSCMNPIVYGAFNIRKGNKGMILRTQTLTYTRNLELEEELQY from the exons ATGACAACGGCACCGGTCAACGCGACAACGGTCGCGTCGTTGGACTACGACGACCTGCCGATCGACATGCGCTTCAATGCAGGTCACGTCGTCAGTATCGTCACCTACAGCATCCTCATGATCATCTCGGCCGTCGGCAACATCACCGTCCTCGCCCTCCTGCTGCGTAGACGGGGCAACGCCGCGCGGACCAGAATCAACACGATGCTCATCCACCTGGCTATCGCCGACCTATTG GTGACCTTCCTGATGATGCCGCTGGAGATCGGCTGGGCAGCCACGGTATCCTGGAAGGCCGGCGACGCCATGTGCAGGATCATGTCCTTCTTCAGGATGTTCGGACTCTATCTCTCCTCGTTCATCCTCATCTGCATCAGTGTGGACAG ATATCACGCTGTATTGCGACCGCTACAGATGATTGACATTGACCGAAGGGGAAGATTCATGATAGCCGGCTCCTGGATATGCTCCGCGCTTTGTTCGGCGCCCCAG ATGGTGGTATTCCACGTAGAGGCGCATCCGACATTCACGTGGTACGAGCAGTGCATCACGTTCAATACATTCCCGAGCTTCACTCACGAGCTCACCTACTCGCTCTTCGGGATGGTGATGATGTACTGGTTCCCTCTTATCGTCATAATCTATACCTACACCAGTATTCTCGCCGAAATGTACAGGAGATCTAAGGACACCACTTCTG ATAGGATAAGGCGCTCCTCGCTAGGATTTCTCGGTCGCGCAAGGGTCCGCACGCTCAAGATGACGATAATCATCGTTCTGGTCTTCTTCATCTGCTGGACGCCCTATTACGTCATGAGCCTCTG GTACTGGATAGACAGCGTCACCGCGACGAAGGTCGACCTGAGGATACAAAAGGCCCTGTTCCTGTTCGCCTGCACGAATTCCTGTATGAACCCCATTGTCTACGGCGCTTTCAACATTCGCAAAGGCAATAAG GGGATGATCCTGCGCACACAGACGCTCACCTACACCCGAAACCTGGAGCTCGAGGAAGAGCTGCAATACTAG